From Spirosoma aerolatum, one genomic window encodes:
- a CDS encoding DUF4198 domain-containing protein produces MKRIYFFVACILGIAFWAQAHEFWLQPATFFAEPNHVVPIKVLVGEHFQGERSEGKKNRIIHYTHWNGSTKEEITPKLMKGHYGSVPLILTASGTHLITLANTNKYLEMRADSFLLYLQEDGLDQVIQWREKHNQTQKRSREFYRRCVKTLIQVGPLTTKDQTFSLNTGMPLEILPAQNPYNLKPGATLRFTILFENKPLAGALVRYWNRAPIKNSAPADFTQQEQRSDVNGQVRFQLKAGNNMISLVQMVPYTDTSQADWQSYWGSLTFGCR; encoded by the coding sequence ATGAAACGAATTTACTTCTTTGTAGCCTGTATACTTGGAATCGCTTTTTGGGCCCAAGCCCATGAATTTTGGCTCCAACCGGCTACCTTTTTTGCCGAGCCCAACCACGTTGTTCCAATTAAGGTGCTCGTGGGCGAACACTTTCAAGGAGAACGCTCAGAAGGTAAAAAAAATCGAATTATTCACTATACGCATTGGAACGGTTCCACCAAAGAAGAAATCACACCAAAGCTTATGAAAGGCCATTATGGATCAGTGCCCTTAATCTTAACCGCATCTGGCACCCACTTAATTACCTTGGCTAACACGAATAAATATCTGGAAATGCGGGCTGATAGTTTTCTACTTTACTTGCAGGAAGATGGCTTAGATCAGGTCATCCAATGGCGTGAGAAGCATAATCAAACTCAGAAACGGAGCCGGGAGTTTTACCGACGATGTGTGAAAACCTTAATCCAGGTGGGTCCTTTGACTACTAAGGATCAGACGTTCAGTCTGAATACAGGCATGCCATTGGAAATTTTACCGGCTCAAAATCCCTACAATCTAAAGCCAGGGGCAACGCTTCGTTTTACCATCCTGTTTGAGAATAAGCCTTTAGCTGGGGCTTTGGTACGCTATTGGAATCGAGCACCAATTAAGAATTCGGCACCCGCTGATTTTACCCAACAAGAGCAACGCAGTGATGTCAATGGGCAGGTTCGTTTTCAGCTCAAAGCCGGGAATAACATGATTAGCCTGGTTCAGATGGTGCCCTATACCGACACCAGCCAAGCGGATTGGCAAAGCTATTGGGGTAGTTTAACTTTCGGTTGCCGTTAA
- a CDS encoding carboxypeptidase-like regulatory domain-containing protein has translation MIGLPAYAHLGSLFGTVCDQSTNLPIRDATVQLTGLGKATLPNELGQYRFDGLVAAPYQVGLSHVGYKSQVIEFTVTDDQTTNVKTQLVAASVELSEVVVSSQRPNDQQIISSLDIELRPISNSPEICRMFPGLFIGQHAGATHELCHLLFKAHTPIHD, from the coding sequence TTGATTGGCCTACCTGCTTACGCTCACCTTGGAAGTCTATTTGGAACGGTTTGTGATCAATCCACGAATTTACCGATTCGTGATGCCACCGTTCAACTAACCGGCCTGGGCAAGGCAACCTTGCCCAATGAGCTAGGCCAATACCGATTTGATGGCTTGGTGGCAGCCCCCTACCAAGTGGGACTGTCTCATGTTGGCTATAAAAGTCAGGTGATCGAATTCACGGTGACCGACGATCAAACTACTAATGTAAAGACCCAACTCGTAGCGGCATCCGTCGAGTTAAGCGAGGTAGTTGTTTCCTCTCAACGCCCTAACGACCAACAGATCATTAGCAGCCTGGATATTGAACTCCGGCCCATTAGCAATTCCCCGGAAATCTGTCGGATGTTTCCGGGTTTGTTTATTGGCCAACATGCAGGGGCGACACATGAGCTCTGCCATTTACTGTTTAAGGCTCATACCCCCATCCATGACTAG
- a CDS encoding SDR family oxidoreductase, whose protein sequence is MDALTGKIALVTGGNSGIGYATAKELKHQGAQVIITGRRKEAVDQAAAELGVIGIVADQGQLADIDELASIIKDKYQAIHILFINAGILDGASIEQATEEAFDRVMSVNFKGAYFTLSRFIPLLNDGGSVVFLSSNTASMDGANSSIYSSSKAALNAVMRIAAVELAPRQIRVNSVSPGPTQTQILTKAGYSDEQLVKLNKWMLERIPLNQIGKAEDVGKMVAYFSSDAASFITGAELVMDGGMSLKQ, encoded by the coding sequence ATGGATGCACTAACAGGAAAAATAGCGCTGGTGACAGGTGGTAACAGTGGTATTGGCTATGCTACAGCGAAAGAATTAAAGCACCAAGGGGCTCAGGTGATTATAACCGGCAGGCGAAAGGAAGCTGTTGATCAGGCGGCTGCTGAATTAGGGGTTATTGGTATAGTAGCTGATCAAGGGCAGCTAGCTGATATCGACGAACTGGCCAGTATTATAAAAGATAAGTATCAGGCAATTCATATTCTGTTTATTAATGCGGGTATATTGGATGGAGCTAGTATCGAGCAAGCAACTGAAGAAGCCTTCGATCGGGTCATGAGCGTCAATTTTAAGGGGGCTTATTTTACCCTGAGCCGGTTTATCCCCTTACTCAACGACGGAGGATCGGTCGTATTTCTGTCCTCGAATACAGCCAGCATGGATGGGGCCAATTCGTCTATTTATTCATCTAGTAAAGCGGCCTTAAACGCAGTGATGCGAATTGCAGCGGTCGAACTGGCTCCACGCCAGATTCGGGTAAACAGCGTTAGCCCTGGCCCTACTCAAACTCAGATTCTAACCAAGGCCGGATACAGTGATGAGCAATTGGTAAAACTTAATAAGTGGATGCTTGAGCGCATCCCGCTTAACCAAATCGGTAAAGCAGAGGATGTGGGAAAAATGGTGGCTTATTTTAGTAGTGATGCTGCTAGCTTCATTACAGGCGCAGAACTAGTCATGGATGGGGGTATGAGCCTTAAACAGTAA